A single genomic interval of Nonomuraea rubra harbors:
- a CDS encoding DUF4432 family protein — protein MRRNWAARLRHGTIDGLRAVTLENERLRVTVLPGKGGDVVELLHKPTDTDFVWLAPQGLRDPRDHLQGAADDVAQFVDHYEGGWQEIFPSGGAPSEYRGARLAQHGEVSGLPWECEVVTDSPDEVAVRLSVRTRRLPYRLEKVFRLRSGTAALEVEGRATNESGLRLHAMWGQHIVYGPPFLRPGARIRLPDGVTVIPHESAINPPERRVRAGGPWPVVPADGGGETDLSVVPEPGAPSDIVYLTGFGDEGWYEISGDIGMRVEWDATVLPYLWMWQELGASTGYPWWGRAYTVGLEPFAGMPTDGLAAAVANGTALVLDPYETKVLRLRAEVLA, from the coding sequence ATGAGACGCAACTGGGCGGCCCGGCTGCGGCACGGCACGATCGACGGGCTGCGGGCGGTCACGCTGGAGAACGAGCGGCTGCGGGTGACCGTGCTGCCCGGCAAGGGCGGGGACGTGGTGGAGCTGCTGCACAAGCCCACCGACACCGACTTCGTCTGGCTGGCGCCGCAGGGCCTGCGCGACCCGCGCGACCACCTCCAGGGCGCCGCGGACGACGTCGCCCAGTTCGTCGACCACTACGAGGGCGGCTGGCAGGAGATCTTCCCCAGCGGGGGCGCGCCGAGCGAGTACCGCGGCGCGCGGCTGGCGCAGCACGGCGAGGTGTCGGGGCTGCCGTGGGAGTGCGAGGTCGTGACCGACTCCCCCGACGAGGTCGCGGTACGGCTGAGCGTGCGGACGCGGCGGCTGCCGTACCGGCTGGAGAAGGTCTTCCGGCTGCGGTCGGGCACGGCGGCGCTGGAGGTCGAGGGCCGGGCCACGAACGAGTCGGGGCTGCGGCTGCACGCCATGTGGGGCCAGCACATCGTGTACGGCCCGCCGTTCCTGCGCCCCGGCGCCCGGATCAGGCTGCCGGACGGCGTCACCGTGATCCCGCACGAGAGCGCGATCAACCCGCCGGAGCGGAGGGTGCGCGCGGGCGGGCCGTGGCCCGTGGTGCCCGCCGACGGGGGCGGCGAGACGGATCTGAGTGTCGTGCCGGAGCCGGGAGCGCCGAGCGACATCGTCTACCTGACCGGCTTCGGCGACGAGGGTTGGTACGAAATTTCTGGGGATATCGGTATGCGGGTGGAATGGGATGCGACGGTGCTGCCGTACCTGTGGATGTGGCAGGAGCTCGGCGCGTCCACCGGCTACCCGTGGTGGGGACGGGCGTACACGGTCGGGCTGGAGCCGTTCGCCGGCATGCCGACCGACGGGCTGGCCGCCGCC
- a CDS encoding DUF4185 domain-containing protein, whose protein sequence is MTRFRTALAPLAIALAGFTAVPQPVWAAPPRPVPAAQEQQQQVTTAASACAPTVRGTATNARLTSLFTNYGNDNSRLDDWTGADGTYSLRLPSGKELWVFSDTFLGQVNPDGSRPPVVEEGGTTVFLNNSFAVERNGRLSTIHDGTPAKPTAVMPPRDSKHWFWAGDATLAGGVVEVTYQEYERFGTGAWDWRWHRNVVARFAPGRLERPISVHDLPSGHGVAWASGILKDGGYTYVYGVEDLGSPKYMHVARVRGQSLLGRWEYLKADGTWSANEADSARIMSGVANEYSVSRVGDGYVLITHDTTEVLSPNIVAYSACSPAGPFTGKQHVYTTPETSGNIFTYNAHAHPEIDGPGLVVSYNVNSFVNTDHYRDVTIYRPRFLDVTFG, encoded by the coding sequence ATGACGCGATTCCGCACCGCCCTGGCACCCCTCGCCATCGCCCTGGCCGGCTTCACGGCCGTGCCGCAACCCGTCTGGGCCGCGCCGCCCAGGCCGGTGCCCGCCGCGCAGGAGCAGCAGCAACAGGTCACAACGGCCGCTTCCGCGTGCGCGCCCACCGTGCGGGGCACCGCCACCAACGCGCGCCTGACCAGCCTGTTCACCAACTACGGCAACGACAACAGCCGCCTGGACGACTGGACGGGCGCCGACGGCACCTACTCGCTGAGGCTGCCCAGTGGCAAGGAGCTCTGGGTGTTCTCCGACACCTTCCTCGGCCAGGTCAACCCGGACGGGTCCCGCCCGCCGGTGGTCGAGGAGGGCGGGACGACCGTCTTCCTGAACAACTCCTTCGCCGTCGAGCGCAACGGGCGGCTGTCCACGATCCACGACGGCACCCCCGCGAAGCCGACGGCCGTGATGCCGCCCCGCGACAGCAAGCACTGGTTCTGGGCCGGTGACGCGACGCTGGCCGGCGGGGTGGTCGAGGTCACCTACCAGGAGTACGAGCGGTTCGGCACCGGGGCGTGGGACTGGCGCTGGCATCGCAACGTGGTGGCCAGGTTCGCGCCGGGACGCCTCGAACGGCCGATCAGCGTGCACGACCTGCCGAGCGGGCACGGCGTGGCCTGGGCCTCGGGCATCCTGAAGGACGGCGGCTACACCTACGTGTACGGGGTCGAGGATCTCGGCTCGCCCAAGTACATGCACGTCGCCAGGGTGCGCGGGCAGAGCCTGCTCGGCCGGTGGGAGTACCTCAAGGCCGACGGCACCTGGTCGGCGAACGAGGCCGACTCCGCGAGAATCATGAGCGGGGTGGCGAACGAGTACAGCGTCAGCCGGGTCGGCGACGGCTACGTGCTGATCACGCACGACACGACCGAGGTGCTGAGCCCGAACATCGTGGCCTACTCCGCCTGTTCACCCGCCGGCCCGTTCACCGGCAAGCAGCACGTCTACACCACGCCCGAGACGAGCGGGAACATCTTCACCTACAACGCCCACGCCCACCCCGAGATAGACGGCCCCGGGCTCGTGGTGTCGTACAACGTCAACAGCTTCGTCAACACCGACCACTACCGCGACGTCACCATCTACCGCCCCCGGTTCCTGGACGTGACGTTCGGATGA